In a genomic window of Dyadobacter fermentans DSM 18053:
- a CDS encoding SusC/RagA family TonB-linked outer membrane protein, with protein sequence MKRSVFKNPRSGRSGQWISWLAVLTWLVVSTAFAGPAAELTGKVTDKDGAALPGVNIQIKGTNQGTVTDADGNFHLDVAEGQELVVSFIGYVSQQVRPGNKSSLTVKLEVDQRQLNEVIVVGYGTQERKNVIGSITKVDPTDVKSIPVGSFDAQLQGKVPGVQITSNTGVPGEAVTVRVRGATSINGDNDPLYVIDGVFMNSNSMQTTNTGGKATSPIADINPNDIESLEVLKDAEATALYGSRGANGVIIITTKRGKFNQKAKVSLNASYGWAKAAKLWDLTTGPEHAALVNEWWINTGKDTPSLNRTEANRPFRPVSEGGRGLPEEQKTYDRLGEVFQTAPLQNYDLSVSGGTASTKYYIGGGYTGQESILKPITFNRASFKVNLDQKISDKIQVGVSNSFARTFRNQARAGDGPAGGLLQAALHTPTYLSPTNENGELVGRAGFDNVSLLLDNYDVKSVSLRYIGNLYAEADILPNLKFRTSWGLDFNNYDENEYWNTYLITGSPNGFASANNGQATTWLNEQTLSYRQKIGSKHSFGVLLGNTIQSDLNTGTAATGRGFASNSFKLITSAATTTGSSSWSKKNLASFFSRIDYNYGGKYLLDFSIRADGSSSFGADRKWGYFPSVGGAWRVKQEDFLRNSSTISDLKIRASYGVTGNQNGLGSFAARGLWSSGASYQGNPGIAPQQLANPDLQWERTNQLNAGADIAFFGDRLGIEFNVYRKYTSNGLLSLTLPATTGFGSFRSNTAEISNKGFELAIRSVNFQNNTFSWITTFNVARNVNKIEKLENPLEYGSRSLILLQQGHPLYSFWVYKQLYVDPQTGNTVYEDVNKDGKITVADRQINGSIWPKFYGGLTNSITYKGFDINAFLAFSYGNKVYNHNKFFGEGGGARDAARVIFASNNDRWQQPGDITDVPRPDGVNVNNYRDGGSRWLEDGSFVRLRNLTVGYTIPVRHISSLRIYATGSNLFTITKYTGLDPESSSSSGQNEQGIDLGTPPQPRSFQLGVNLTF encoded by the coding sequence ATGAAACGTTCTGTATTCAAAAATCCCCGGTCCGGACGATCGGGGCAATGGATTTCCTGGCTGGCAGTGCTGACGTGGCTGGTCGTTTCGACGGCTTTTGCCGGTCCGGCCGCCGAGCTGACGGGCAAGGTGACCGACAAAGACGGCGCCGCGCTGCCGGGTGTGAACATCCAGATCAAAGGCACAAACCAGGGCACGGTAACGGACGCCGACGGGAATTTTCACCTCGATGTGGCCGAAGGGCAGGAGCTGGTCGTCTCATTTATCGGCTATGTGAGCCAGCAGGTGCGGCCGGGGAACAAAAGCAGCCTCACCGTGAAGCTGGAAGTGGACCAGCGGCAGCTGAACGAGGTGATCGTGGTCGGCTATGGCACGCAGGAACGTAAAAATGTGATCGGTTCCATTACCAAAGTGGACCCTACCGACGTGAAAAGTATCCCGGTGGGCAGTTTCGATGCCCAGCTTCAAGGAAAAGTCCCCGGCGTGCAGATTACCTCCAACACCGGCGTGCCCGGCGAAGCGGTAACCGTGCGCGTCCGGGGCGCCACATCGATCAACGGCGATAACGACCCGCTGTATGTGATCGACGGCGTGTTTATGAACAGCAACAGTATGCAAACCACCAATACCGGTGGCAAGGCCACGTCGCCCATCGCCGACATTAATCCCAACGACATCGAGAGCCTCGAAGTGCTCAAAGACGCCGAAGCGACCGCATTGTACGGCTCGCGCGGTGCAAACGGGGTCATTATCATCACCACCAAGAGAGGCAAGTTTAACCAGAAAGCCAAGGTGAGCCTCAATGCCTCCTACGGCTGGGCGAAAGCGGCTAAGTTGTGGGACCTCACCACGGGCCCCGAGCACGCGGCGCTGGTGAACGAATGGTGGATCAACACCGGCAAAGACACGCCGTCGCTGAACCGCACCGAGGCCAACCGCCCGTTCCGTCCCGTTTCCGAAGGCGGCCGCGGCCTGCCCGAAGAGCAAAAGACCTACGACCGCCTCGGCGAGGTTTTCCAGACCGCGCCTTTGCAGAACTATGACCTGTCGGTGTCGGGCGGGACGGCTTCCACCAAGTACTACATTGGCGGCGGCTACACGGGGCAGGAGTCGATTTTGAAGCCGATTACCTTCAATCGCGCGAGTTTTAAAGTAAACCTGGATCAGAAGATTTCGGACAAAATCCAGGTGGGTGTGAGCAACAGCTTCGCGCGCACGTTCCGTAACCAGGCACGCGCCGGCGACGGCCCCGCGGGCGGACTTTTGCAGGCGGCATTGCACACGCCCACTTACCTTTCGCCCACGAACGAAAATGGCGAGCTGGTAGGCCGCGCGGGTTTCGATAACGTGAGCCTGCTGCTGGATAATTATGATGTGAAATCAGTGAGCCTGCGCTACATCGGTAACCTTTACGCCGAGGCCGATATTTTGCCTAACCTCAAATTCCGCACAAGCTGGGGGCTGGATTTCAATAACTACGATGAAAATGAATATTGGAACACCTACCTCATCACCGGCAGCCCGAATGGCTTTGCATCCGCAAACAACGGCCAGGCCACGACCTGGCTCAATGAGCAGACGCTTTCCTACCGTCAGAAGATCGGTTCAAAACATTCGTTCGGTGTGCTGCTGGGTAACACCATTCAAAGCGATCTGAACACCGGTACAGCGGCTACGGGGCGCGGTTTTGCCAGTAATTCTTTTAAACTGATCACTTCGGCGGCCACTACGACCGGTTCGAGCAGCTGGTCGAAGAAAAATCTGGCCTCGTTCTTCTCCCGCATTGATTACAACTATGGCGGCAAATACTTGCTCGATTTCAGCATTCGTGCGGATGGCTCGTCGAGCTTCGGGGCGGATCGCAAATGGGGCTATTTCCCGTCGGTAGGCGGCGCGTGGCGTGTGAAGCAGGAGGATTTTCTCAGAAATTCATCCACGATCAGCGACCTCAAAATCCGCGCGAGCTACGGTGTAACGGGTAACCAGAACGGCCTCGGCAGCTTTGCCGCGCGGGGCCTTTGGAGCAGCGGCGCGTCGTACCAGGGCAACCCCGGCATCGCTCCTCAGCAGCTCGCCAACCCCGATCTGCAATGGGAGCGTACCAACCAGCTCAATGCAGGCGCCGACATCGCATTCTTCGGCGATAGGCTGGGCATTGAGTTCAATGTTTACCGCAAATACACGAGCAATGGCCTGCTTTCACTCACATTGCCCGCCACCACCGGTTTTGGCAGCTTCCGCAGCAATACGGCCGAGATCAGCAACAAAGGTTTCGAGCTCGCGATCCGCTCGGTGAATTTTCAGAACAACACATTCTCCTGGATCACGACATTCAATGTGGCCCGGAATGTCAATAAAATCGAAAAGCTGGAAAACCCGCTCGAATACGGCAGCCGAAGCCTGATTTTGCTTCAACAAGGCCATCCGCTCTATTCTTTCTGGGTATACAAGCAGCTGTATGTAGATCCGCAGACGGGTAACACCGTGTATGAAGACGTGAACAAAGACGGCAAGATTACCGTCGCCGACCGGCAGATCAACGGCAGTATCTGGCCGAAATTTTACGGCGGACTCACCAATTCGATCACCTACAAAGGCTTTGATATCAATGCTTTCCTCGCATTTAGCTATGGTAACAAGGTGTACAACCACAACAAGTTCTTCGGCGAAGGCGGCGGTGCCCGCGACGCGGCGCGCGTGATTTTCGCGAGCAACAACGACCGCTGGCAGCAGCCGGGCGACATCACCGACGTGCCCCGCCCCGACGGCGTGAATGTGAACAACTATCGCGACGGCGGCAGCCGCTGGCTCGAAGACGGCTCGTTTGTGCGGTTGCGGAATCTCACCGTCGGCTACACCATTCCCGTGCGACACATCAGCTCATTGCGCATTTACGCCACGGGCAGCAACCTGTTCACCATCACCAAATACACCGGCCTCGACCCCGAATCGAGCTCATCGAGCGGGCAAAACGAGCAAGGCATCGACCTCGGTACGCCGCCGCAGCCGCGCAGCTTCCAGCTGGGTGTTAACCTGACATTTTAA
- a CDS encoding RagB/SusD family nutrient uptake outer membrane protein: MELMMKKLNITLILAALWLSSCSDLLNTEPEQNISDEAVIVDEKSANTALVGVYDALQGYATSNIIGVDLASDNVVNYNNQNNLVPDLTPNNAGGGFSAIYKMINQANFVIALVPGVQDGFFTQEERNQVLGEAYFLRALGYLDLVKTYGGVQLVLAPATGPDTHKGTKRSTAAETYAQIGADLDQAEQLLKETVNRTRATRFSVYALKARYFTYLQNWEQAEANASKVIAQAGFKLVKPYSAFFTGKTTEESIFELVYSTSDRNSFYTNWLSPADGGRHDYIPAREFVSQLLDPARGGARKSLLKQTAEGSWDLIQYGKPDGSSSVFILRIAEQYLIRAEARANKAAPDFTGALADLNAIRSRSDVPASPLTAASGKEAFNLAILEERRLELPFEGHRFVDVVRTGRSASIFGAVNANRKNQQFNVLPIPLTAIQTDGDLVQNPGY; the protein is encoded by the coding sequence ATGGAATTGATGATGAAAAAACTGAATATAACACTGATACTGGCCGCATTATGGCTCTCGTCCTGCTCCGACCTGCTGAACACCGAGCCGGAGCAGAACATCTCCGACGAAGCGGTGATCGTAGACGAAAAATCGGCCAATACGGCCCTCGTAGGCGTGTACGACGCATTGCAAGGCTACGCAACATCCAACATTATCGGCGTGGACCTCGCTTCCGACAACGTAGTGAACTACAATAACCAGAACAACCTGGTGCCCGACCTGACGCCCAACAATGCAGGCGGCGGCTTCTCGGCGATTTACAAGATGATCAACCAGGCCAACTTTGTGATCGCCCTAGTACCGGGTGTGCAGGATGGCTTTTTTACCCAGGAAGAGCGGAACCAGGTGCTGGGCGAGGCCTATTTCCTGCGCGCATTGGGTTACCTGGACCTGGTGAAAACCTACGGCGGCGTGCAGCTCGTACTCGCGCCCGCCACCGGCCCGGATACGCATAAAGGGACCAAACGAAGCACCGCAGCCGAAACCTACGCGCAAATCGGCGCGGACCTCGACCAGGCCGAGCAGCTTTTGAAAGAAACGGTGAACCGCACCCGCGCCACGCGTTTTTCGGTATATGCATTGAAAGCGAGGTATTTCACCTATTTGCAAAACTGGGAACAGGCGGAGGCGAACGCGTCGAAAGTGATTGCCCAGGCAGGGTTCAAGCTGGTGAAACCTTACTCCGCATTCTTTACGGGCAAAACGACGGAAGAATCCATTTTCGAACTCGTTTACAGCACCTCCGACCGGAACTCATTTTATACCAACTGGCTTTCCCCGGCCGATGGCGGTCGGCATGACTACATCCCTGCGCGGGAGTTCGTGAGCCAGCTGCTCGATCCGGCCAGGGGCGGCGCGCGCAAAAGTTTGCTCAAACAAACCGCCGAAGGCTCCTGGGACCTCATCCAATACGGCAAGCCCGACGGTTCCAGCTCGGTATTCATCCTGCGCATTGCCGAGCAATACCTCATCCGCGCCGAAGCGCGTGCCAACAAAGCCGCGCCCGATTTCACCGGCGCCCTGGCCGACCTGAATGCGATCCGCAGCCGTTCGGACGTGCCGGCATCGCCGCTCACGGCCGCGTCGGGCAAGGAGGCATTCAACCTTGCGATCCTAGAAGAACGCAGGCTGGAACTGCCTTTCGAAGGCCACCGCTTCGTGGACGTAGTGCGCACGGGCCGTTCGGCGAGCATTTTCGGGGCTGTTAATGCCAACCGGAAGAACCAGCAATTCAACGTCCTGCCCATCCCGCTCACAGCCATCCAGACTGACGGCGACCTCGTCCAAAATCCCGGCTATTAA
- a CDS encoding FecR family protein, with protein MDHREVRDLLGRYRLGRCTDAEKALIAEWYAQAARQQPDLPGDPEAARAESWANIMGAVHAEHTFEARLRPVHWGRVFYAAGAVAALLCLGFFWLGGGLSQNQNGAAARMLTASTLPGEVRTYRLPDSSLVTLNGGSSVRYPEVFGAKVREVTLTDGEAYFDVKHNASHPFIVDAGRTRTQVLGTVFCVRAYRSLADVRVTVASGKVGVRNASGYSDTQTAFLLPDEQLVVDNRSGRAQKERVNARSLAGWLRGAMDFNNEELRTIALLLEKKFNVPVRVENETLGIQRLTARFRAEETLDDILGTLAMAGNFRYRHATGQVLITMNEH; from the coding sequence ATGGACCATCGGGAGGTGAGGGATTTGCTGGGGAGATACCGGCTCGGGCGATGTACCGACGCCGAAAAAGCGCTGATCGCGGAATGGTATGCGCAGGCGGCCCGGCAGCAGCCCGATTTGCCCGGCGACCCCGAAGCGGCCCGCGCCGAATCGTGGGCGAATATCATGGGGGCGGTCCATGCGGAACACACATTTGAAGCCCGGCTGCGGCCCGTCCATTGGGGCCGGGTATTTTATGCAGCCGGCGCAGTGGCGGCATTGCTTTGCCTGGGCTTTTTCTGGCTGGGCGGCGGGTTGTCTCAGAATCAAAACGGTGCAGCGGCTCGCATGCTCACCGCCAGTACATTACCCGGCGAAGTGCGGACCTACCGGCTGCCCGACAGCTCGCTGGTAACGCTCAACGGCGGCAGTTCCGTGCGGTATCCCGAAGTATTCGGAGCCAAAGTGCGGGAAGTGACGCTTACCGACGGCGAGGCGTATTTCGATGTGAAACACAATGCTTCGCATCCGTTTATCGTCGACGCCGGCCGCACGCGGACGCAGGTGCTCGGCACCGTATTTTGCGTGCGTGCTTACCGAAGCCTGGCCGACGTACGCGTAACCGTGGCCAGCGGCAAAGTAGGCGTGCGCAACGCCAGCGGCTATTCCGACACGCAAACGGCGTTTCTGCTTCCCGACGAGCAGCTGGTGGTCGACAACCGGAGCGGACGGGCGCAAAAAGAACGCGTGAATGCGCGCTCCCTGGCCGGGTGGCTGCGCGGTGCGATGGATTTCAACAATGAAGAGCTGAGAACGATCGCATTGCTGCTGGAAAAGAAATTCAATGTGCCGGTGCGGGTTGAAAATGAAACACTTGGCATCCAGAGGCTTACGGCGCGTTTCAGAGCGGAGGAAACTTTGGACGACATACTCGGGACGCTGGCCATGGCGGGCAATTTCAGGTACCGCCATGCAACGGGCCAGGTGCTGATCACAATGAACGAGCATTAA
- a CDS encoding TonB-dependent receptor produces the protein MTVFIRQNNGIGQHYLSRLWVILVLAASLFHPLHAEREKTIRDVKISIRAEKQSLKAILTQIETKSGFVFIYQDRLVNPYTNLAFEARNESLEQVLNSLLRQRGLDYEQQKEKVIIRKAPAQTGEAADSDEASDQAINGVVKDEKGDGLPGVTIRVKGTNKGTLTDANGAFTISAGGSDVLIFSYIGYVTAEQAISSATSIDISLKPDESQLSEVIVTGYTQTKRSAQTGAVTTVDSKDFSQVSYNSVIEKLQGTVPGLQISSNSGVPGTSVLVRLRGATSIKAGNDPLYVVDGVFINNENLQGLSRGMGGQTPNPLSDLNPDDIESVSVLKDANATALYGARGANGVILITTKRGARNSRTKVSINVEQGFAKATNLWQLVTGPEHAQLVNLVHVNDGKSFATRPFRPVSEAVAGFPAFGSPEEQGTYDRVSDIFRTAALSKYTLSVSGGDSRTNFYLGGEFQNQQSTLKTQDFKRYSFRFNIDHSILPNLKIGTSNTLSSVPRRLVRVGDGPAGLFQAALHTPTFYPFYNEDGSYAKPTVFDSHLAILENSDTHSVSLRSINNVYALWNILPNLSFKSSWSNDYNNYHEKAYYNTNLVYGQPAGEANDVTTIKQSLIAEQLLNYNLSSAKSEFSVFVGNTIQKTTTERATLTGTGFPSNQFKRIASAAVQTASSTGSSYGLLSFFTGFNYSYDNRYSIDGNIRADASSRFGADHRWGYFPSVGLGWNISKEAFFSENNTLTDLRFKASLGLTGNQDIDDFASRGLWAGGTNYGDQPGIAPSQLANPDLKWETTRQYNFGLSGALLKQRLNFEFNYYDKFTYDLLLDQPVAPNTGFSSVVRNVGEISNRGVELLLSSVNVRNQDLEWKTTLTVSRNVNRVQKLLTPITAGYDMFRVVEGQPLYSVYAYKELGLNAENGNAIYEDINRDGRITVDDQHIVGNIWPKFEGAFRNTLSFKGLDLNLNFYYKYGNSAYNYTAYFLETAGTRGVTRSIQKSSLNYWQKPGDTGVLPRPTNLTNPDGSLNYFRTGNSRYLEDASYLRLRDITISYNLPKSITSAIRTSGVRLYLTATNLWTLTNYSGPDPEVNVAADSRNGLVQGLDFGTPPQPKSVVLGVNLSF, from the coding sequence ATGACGGTATTTATCCGACAAAACAATGGCATTGGCCAGCATTACCTAAGCAGGCTCTGGGTGATTCTCGTCCTCGCGGCTTCCCTTTTCCACCCGCTCCACGCGGAAAGAGAGAAGACGATCCGGGATGTGAAAATTTCGATCAGGGCTGAGAAACAGTCTTTAAAGGCTATTTTAACACAAATCGAAACAAAAAGCGGGTTCGTTTTTATTTACCAGGATAGACTAGTAAATCCATATACTAACCTCGCTTTTGAGGCCCGCAATGAATCGCTTGAACAGGTGCTGAACAGCCTGTTGCGCCAGCGCGGCCTCGACTACGAACAGCAGAAAGAAAAAGTGATCATCCGCAAAGCGCCTGCGCAGACCGGTGAAGCCGCCGATTCGGACGAGGCGTCCGACCAGGCGATCAACGGCGTGGTGAAAGACGAGAAGGGCGACGGTCTCCCGGGCGTGACCATCCGCGTGAAAGGAACGAATAAGGGCACGCTCACCGACGCCAATGGCGCATTCACGATTTCGGCGGGCGGCAGCGACGTGCTCATCTTCTCCTACATTGGCTATGTCACTGCCGAACAAGCCATTAGCAGCGCTACCAGCATCGATATTTCCCTCAAACCCGACGAAAGCCAGCTCAGCGAGGTGATCGTGACGGGTTACACCCAAACCAAACGCAGCGCCCAAACCGGCGCCGTCACAACCGTCGATTCCAAGGACTTTTCGCAGGTTTCCTACAACAGCGTGATCGAGAAATTGCAGGGTACGGTGCCCGGTTTGCAGATTTCGAGCAATTCGGGCGTGCCGGGCACATCGGTGCTCGTGCGGCTGCGCGGCGCCACGTCTATTAAGGCAGGGAATGATCCATTGTATGTGGTGGATGGCGTTTTTATCAACAATGAAAACTTACAAGGCCTTTCGCGCGGCATGGGCGGGCAGACGCCCAACCCGCTTTCCGACCTGAACCCGGACGATATCGAATCGGTATCGGTGCTGAAAGATGCCAATGCGACGGCGCTCTACGGGGCACGCGGTGCCAATGGCGTGATCCTGATCACGACCAAGCGCGGCGCGCGCAACTCGCGTACGAAGGTGAGTATCAATGTGGAACAGGGTTTTGCAAAAGCCACCAACCTGTGGCAGCTGGTAACCGGTCCCGAGCATGCCCAGCTGGTGAACCTGGTGCATGTAAACGATGGGAAGTCGTTTGCTACCCGCCCGTTCCGGCCCGTATCGGAGGCCGTAGCAGGTTTTCCGGCATTCGGCAGTCCCGAAGAGCAGGGCACCTACGACCGGGTGAGCGACATTTTCCGCACGGCAGCATTGAGCAAATACACCTTATCCGTGTCCGGCGGCGACTCGCGCACCAACTTCTACCTCGGCGGCGAGTTCCAAAACCAGCAATCGACGCTCAAAACGCAGGACTTCAAGCGGTATTCCTTCCGTTTCAATATCGACCATTCGATTTTGCCCAACCTTAAAATCGGGACGAGCAACACCCTTTCCAGCGTGCCGCGCCGGCTCGTGCGGGTAGGGGACGGCCCGGCGGGACTGTTCCAGGCGGCATTGCACACGCCTACTTTTTACCCATTCTACAATGAAGACGGCAGCTATGCCAAACCGACGGTCTTCGACAGCCACCTCGCCATTCTAGAAAACTCGGACACGCATTCGGTGAGCCTGCGGAGCATCAACAATGTGTACGCGCTCTGGAATATCCTGCCGAACTTGTCCTTCAAATCCTCGTGGAGCAATGATTACAACAACTATCACGAGAAGGCCTACTACAACACCAACCTCGTGTACGGCCAGCCCGCGGGCGAGGCAAACGACGTCACGACGATCAAGCAATCGCTCATTGCCGAGCAGCTTTTGAATTACAATTTGTCCTCTGCCAAAAGCGAATTCTCAGTTTTCGTAGGTAACACCATTCAAAAAACCACTACCGAACGCGCCACACTGACCGGCACCGGCTTCCCAAGCAACCAGTTCAAGCGCATTGCGTCGGCCGCCGTGCAAACAGCCTCATCCACAGGCTCGTCGTACGGATTGCTCTCGTTTTTTACAGGTTTTAATTATAGTTATGACAACCGGTACAGCATTGACGGCAACATCCGCGCTGATGCTTCTTCGCGCTTCGGGGCCGATCACCGCTGGGGCTATTTTCCATCGGTGGGCTTGGGCTGGAACATTTCCAAAGAGGCATTTTTTTCTGAAAATAACACCCTCACCGACCTGCGCTTCAAGGCCAGTTTAGGATTAACGGGTAACCAGGATATAGACGATTTCGCTTCCCGCGGCCTGTGGGCGGGCGGTACCAACTACGGCGACCAGCCCGGCATCGCGCCCAGCCAGCTCGCCAATCCTGATCTGAAATGGGAAACCACGCGCCAGTACAACTTCGGGCTGTCGGGGGCATTGCTGAAACAGCGGCTCAATTTTGAATTCAATTATTACGATAAATTCACCTACGACCTGCTCCTCGACCAGCCCGTGGCGCCGAATACCGGATTTTCGTCGGTGGTGCGCAATGTGGGCGAGATCAGCAACCGGGGCGTGGAGCTGTTGCTAAGCTCGGTGAATGTGCGGAACCAGGACCTGGAATGGAAAACGACGCTCACCGTATCGCGCAACGTGAACCGCGTGCAGAAGCTGCTGACGCCCATTACGGCCGGCTACGACATGTTCCGCGTGGTGGAAGGCCAGCCGTTGTACTCGGTGTACGCTTATAAAGAGCTCGGGCTGAATGCCGAGAATGGCAATGCGATTTACGAGGATATTAACAGGGACGGCAGGATCACCGTGGACGACCAGCACATCGTCGGCAATATCTGGCCCAAGTTCGAGGGGGCATTTCGTAACACATTGTCGTTCAAAGGCCTCGATCTGAACCTGAATTTTTATTACAAATACGGCAACTCGGCCTACAACTACACGGCTTATTTTCTGGAAACCGCCGGTACCCGCGGCGTGACGCGCTCCATCCAGAAAAGCTCGCTCAACTACTGGCAGAAACCCGGCGACACCGGCGTGCTGCCCCGCCCGACCAACCTCACCAACCCCGACGGCAGCCTCAACTACTTCCGCACGGGCAACAGCCGCTACCTAGAAGACGCTTCCTACCTGCGCCTGCGCGACATTACAATCAGCTATAACCTGCCCAAAAGCATCACGTCGGCCATTCGTACCTCGGGCGTGCGGCTGTACCTGACGGCCACCAACCTGTGGACGCTGACCAACTATTCGGGTCCCGACCCCGAGGTGAACGTGGCGGCCGACAGCCGCAACGGGCTCGTGCAAGGGCTGGATTTCGGCACGCCGCCGCAGCCGAAATCGGTGGTACTGGGTGTGAATCTGAGTTTTTAA
- a CDS encoding cyanophycinase, producing the protein MKSRFLFSTLLAGIALASLDTLHAQTPVTVKKNAITRHGPENGSLIIIGGGGATPEIWQRFVQLAGGKDKAKIVVITAAGGDSAAYDKKSVELVKRETGIANVTLLHTNDLKEANSEKFVAPIRSATGVYIVGGRQWRIADSYLNTLTHQAFQELLDRGGVISGTSAGASIQGSFLWRGDTKGPHILVGDHTQGLGFLKNSVIDQHLFRRNRQFDLVDFVKNAPELIGIGLDEATSIVVQKDTLEVVGRSYASIYDYNTIIGSGAKHVQGSREVPTASNGPFFFLHEGQKYDLKERKVIQAPRRQQDPEAISGNKGK; encoded by the coding sequence ATGAAATCGAGATTCCTATTCAGCACATTGTTAGCGGGCATTGCACTGGCCTCGCTCGACACCTTGCACGCGCAAACGCCGGTAACCGTCAAAAAGAATGCGATCACCCGCCACGGTCCCGAAAATGGCTCGCTGATCATCATCGGCGGGGGAGGAGCTACGCCTGAAATCTGGCAACGCTTCGTGCAGCTCGCAGGCGGGAAGGACAAGGCCAAAATCGTGGTCATTACCGCGGCCGGAGGCGATTCTGCGGCATATGATAAAAAATCCGTCGAGCTCGTGAAGCGCGAAACCGGCATTGCCAATGTAACATTACTTCATACAAATGACCTCAAAGAAGCCAATAGCGAAAAGTTCGTCGCGCCCATCCGCTCGGCTACGGGCGTGTACATCGTCGGCGGCCGCCAGTGGCGCATTGCCGATTCTTACCTCAACACATTAACCCACCAGGCATTCCAGGAACTGCTCGACCGCGGCGGCGTGATTTCCGGCACTTCGGCGGGGGCCAGCATTCAGGGGTCGTTTTTGTGGCGGGGCGATACCAAAGGGCCGCACATTCTCGTGGGCGATCATACGCAGGGGCTGGGTTTTCTCAAAAACTCGGTGATCGACCAGCATTTGTTCCGCCGCAACCGGCAGTTCGATCTCGTGGATTTTGTCAAAAACGCGCCGGAGTTGATCGGCATCGGGCTGGATGAGGCTACGTCCATTGTGGTGCAAAAAGACACGCTGGAAGTGGTGGGCCGCTCATATGCCTCCATTTATGACTACAACACCATCATCGGCAGCGGCGCAAAACACGTGCAGGGCAGCCGCGAAGTGCCTACGGCGAGCAATGGGCCATTCTTCTTTCTGCACGAAGGCCAGAAGTACGATCTCAAAGAGCGCAAAGTGATCCAGGCGCCGCGCCGCCAGCAAGATCCGGAAGCTATCTCGGGAAATAAAGGCAAATAA
- a CDS encoding RagB/SusD family nutrient uptake outer membrane protein: MITNMKAFKYILPLSLLIGLGSCDKFLDVQPRSSISDDQTIIDKASAETAVNGVYDSFRSYYSVSFQSIGYLSGDNIQWTGSQSQIQEFINHRVNAENSTVSSVWTGIYSSLNRINHVIEKVPNVQDPLLTAALKNKLIGEAYFLRALAYFDLARIWGGVPIITKPTATPSDNRGIERATQEQVYAQVLADLNAAESLLPATTDRFRATQKTVWALKARYYLYQKDYAKAAEYASSVIADAANYKLVTPYNAFFANDARGTTESVFEIFYSVNETNGHRGQWQPQEKGGTRQWAPNDAFVALVNDPAVGGNRSTLVAKDNQGRWYGNMYYRSPATDPTFVIRIAELYLIRAEARAHTGELAGALADLNAIRERAGIAKSTASTADQLLLAIENERRIEFALEPHRWFDLVRTGRAAAVLNVTDNNRLLLPIPSEQLLIDKALKQNPGY; encoded by the coding sequence ATGATTACCAACATGAAAGCATTCAAATACATCCTGCCGCTTTCCCTGCTGATCGGGCTCGGTTCCTGCGACAAGTTCCTCGACGTGCAGCCCCGTTCGTCCATTTCCGACGACCAGACGATCATCGACAAAGCATCTGCGGAAACTGCGGTGAACGGCGTTTACGACTCGTTCCGGAGCTATTACAGCGTGAGCTTCCAGTCGATCGGCTACCTTTCGGGCGATAACATTCAATGGACCGGCTCGCAATCGCAGATCCAGGAGTTTATCAATCACCGCGTTAATGCCGAAAATTCAACCGTATCGTCCGTTTGGACCGGCATTTACAGCTCGCTCAACCGCATTAACCACGTCATCGAGAAGGTCCCCAACGTGCAGGACCCGCTGCTGACGGCTGCATTGAAAAACAAGCTCATCGGCGAGGCCTATTTCCTCCGCGCATTGGCCTATTTCGACCTGGCACGCATATGGGGCGGCGTACCGATCATCACCAAACCCACCGCGACGCCGTCGGATAACCGCGGCATCGAGCGCGCCACGCAGGAGCAGGTGTACGCCCAGGTGCTCGCCGACCTCAATGCCGCCGAGTCGCTGCTACCCGCCACCACCGATCGTTTTCGTGCCACGCAAAAGACGGTTTGGGCATTGAAAGCGCGGTATTATTTGTATCAGAAAGACTACGCGAAGGCGGCGGAATATGCATCCAGCGTAATAGCCGATGCGGCCAATTACAAGCTGGTGACGCCATACAACGCATTCTTCGCCAACGACGCGCGGGGCACTACGGAGTCTGTTTTCGAGATATTTTACAGTGTTAACGAAACGAACGGTCATCGGGGCCAGTGGCAGCCGCAGGAAAAAGGCGGTACACGGCAATGGGCGCCTAACGACGCATTCGTGGCACTCGTGAACGACCCTGCGGTAGGCGGTAACCGGAGCACGCTTGTAGCGAAGGACAACCAGGGCCGCTGGTACGGCAATATGTACTACCGAAGCCCCGCCACCGATCCCACATTCGTGATCCGCATTGCCGAGCTGTACCTCATCCGCGCCGAAGCCCGCGCGCATACCGGTGAGCTCGCGGGAGCACTCGCCGACCTGAACGCGATCCGCGAGCGGGCAGGCATCGCGAAAAGCACCGCATCCACCGCCGACCAGCTGCTGCTCGCCATCGAAAACGAGCGCCGCATCGAGTTCGCGCTGGAACCGCACCGCTGGTTCGACCTCGTGCGTACCGGCCGCGCGGCGGCGGTGCTGAACGTCACGGATAACAACCGTCTGCTGCTTCCGATCCCATCCGAACAGCTGCTGATCGACAAGGCATTGAAACAAAATCCCGGCTACTAA